DNA from Nitrososphaerota archaeon:
ATTCTCTTGGATATGCTTTTTGGTATTTAGCAAAAAAAGTTTTAGAAGAAAGAGGTATTTTACAACCTAATACTGAACCTAATTTTAAGCCTGAGGATTTTATTACTCCTCAACAATCATAAATTATTAAAAAAAGTTAAGTATTAGTTTTTCAATTTAATATTTTAAGTTTTTAATAGGAAGAGTGTTTTATTTTATGAGGTTATTTTAAAATGAGTAGTAGATTTCCAGTAGTTGCAGGAGCTTTTTATCCATCTTCAAAAGATTTACTTATAAAAGAGATAGAAAAATGTTTTAAGCATCAATTAGGACCAGGAAAAGTGCCAGATAAACCTATCGAATATTTTTCTAGAATAAGCTTCCTAATTTCACCTCATGCAGGTTATGTTTATTCTGGCCCAGTAGCCGCTCATGGTTACTATAATCTTTACAAAAACCCTTTACCAAAAACCATTATTATTTTAGGCCCGAATCATCAAGGATATGGAACAAGCGTATCGATTTATCCTGAAGGAACTTGGCGTACACCTTTAGGAGAAGTGAAAATAGATAAAGAATTAGCATACAGTATAGCAAGAGTATCAGATGTTTTTTCATTAGACGAAGCATCCCATATGTATGAACATTCGATAGAAGTTCAAATACCTTTTTTGCAATATATTTTGAAAGATTTTAAAATTGTTCCCATATGTATGCTTGATCAAAATAAGAAAACAAGTATTGAAGTAGGTGAAGCTATTGCTTCAATTATAGCTGATAAAAAAGATGTTGCAATAATTGCTTCAACAGATTTTACGCATTATGAATCTGCAAAAGATGCAAATAGAAAAGATAATGAAGCTATAAAAGCAATA
Protein-coding regions in this window:
- the amrB gene encoding AmmeMemoRadiSam system protein B, encoding MSSRFPVVAGAFYPSSKDLLIKEIEKCFKHQLGPGKVPDKPIEYFSRISFLISPHAGYVYSGPVAAHGYYNLYKNPLPKTIIILGPNHQGYGTSVSIYPEGTWRTPLGEVKIDKELAYSIARVSDVFSLDEASHMYEHSIEVQIPFLQYILKDFKIVPICMLDQNKKTSIEVGEAIASIIADKKDVAIIASTDFTHYESAKDANRKDNEAIKAIIDLDVDKFYNIIEELNVSMCGFGPVSSLMTIAKKIGVKKGNLLKYATSGDITGDYSSVVGYASIFFEAIKNNV